Proteins from one Salmo salar chromosome ssa07, Ssal_v3.1, whole genome shotgun sequence genomic window:
- the LOC106609018 gene encoding myeloid-associated differentiation marker homolog: MPLIVLPTSQLLWVRVAAQLFSCVAFSVVAHEASLSHGLADWCVFCWAFSFSATLLVLLVEHFGLQTRAPVSWKNFPITMACYATLLCFSASIIFPVYFLKGQQNHGEARDRRIASTVFSCLATVAYLWEVTLTRAMPGEVAGYMATAPGLLKVCQTFVACIIFMLVSDPVSYDHHAALKWCMAVYCVCFILSAAVVVLCVGECTDFLPFPFTRFLSAYGLLAVAMYLTATIIWPVFQFDKSYSHNETRQQPTLLIVAVLTALNFLLYLTDLAYSARLVFVSV, translated from the coding sequence ATGCCATTGATTGTGCTGCCCACCTCCCAGCTGCTGTGGGTGCGTGTGGCTGCCCAGTTGTTCTCCTGCGTGGCCTTCAGTGTGGTGGCCCATGAGGCCTCTCTCTCCCACGGGTTAGCAGACTGGTGTGTGTTCTGCTGGGCCTTCAGCTTCTCCGCGACCCTGCTGGTACTGCTGGTGGAGCACTTTGGCCTCCAGACCCGAGCCCCTGTCTCCTGGAAAAACTTCCCCATCACCATGGCCTGCTACGCCACTCTGCTCTGCTTCTCCGCCTCTATCATCTTCCCTGTCTACTTCCTCAAGGGCCAGCAGAACCACGGGGAGGCCCGGGACAGACGCATCGCCTCCACCGTCTTCTCCTGCCTGGCCACCGTGGCCTACCTGTGGGAGGTGACCCTGACGCGGGCGATGCCGGGCGAGGTGGCGGGCTACATGGCCACGGCTCCAGGCCTGCTCAAGGTGTGCCAGACCTTCGTGGCCTGCATCATCTTCATGCTGGTCAGCGACCCGGTGTCGTACGATCATCACGCAGCGCTCAAGTGGTGCATGGCGGTCTACTGTGTCTGTTTCATCCTGTCGGCGGCCGTGGTGGTGCTGTGTGTCGGGGAGTGTACCGACTTTCTCCCGTTCCCCTTCACACGATTCCTGTCAGCCTATGGCCTGCTGGCTGTTGCCATGTACCTGACTGCCACCATCATCTGGCCCGTGTTCCAGTTCGACAAGAGTTACAGCCACAACGAAACCCGGCAGCAGCCAACACTGTTGATTGTTGCGGTTCTCACCGCTCTCAACTTCCTGCTCTACCTGACCGACCTAGCGTACTCTGCACGCctggtgtttgtcagtgtgtga